In Cololabis saira isolate AMF1-May2022 chromosome 14, fColSai1.1, whole genome shotgun sequence, a single genomic region encodes these proteins:
- the slc12a9 gene encoding solute carrier family 12 member 9 isoform X2, translating to MLNEHTPLITSGVCGLTATATKCGATSDPPQDPDSAPPSPDPRKLNTFFGVMVPTILSMFSIVLFLRTGFVVGHAGLLQGLLMVLVAYTIISLTILSICAISTNGAIQGGGAYYMISRSLGPEFGGSIGLMFFLAKVFACGEYVLGLVEAILDMFGADPESSVSQGVRVLPQGYWYTVLYASVILLLCLFVCLVGAHIYSRTAFVILLVVTVSLLSIFISSVAVKPRDFNITHPGPANQTLRYNASYTGFSAQTLRSNLGSGYSLDYSTNTVMSFSTVFAVMFTSCTGIMAGANMSGELKTPSISIPKGTIVAVFYTFTVYVLLFILVSATCDRTLLIQDYGFFQRISLWSPLVTIGIYCASLSAAMCAMIGASRILHALALDGLFGLPLAPATITSSSGNPWMAVLYTWGLGQCVVFAGHLNAVAAVVTVFYLLAYAALDLACLALEWASAPNFRPTFQLFSWHTCLLGILSCLVMMFVINPVYSSASIVLLLLLLLLLHYRSPTSSWGYISQALIFHQVRKYLLMLDVRKDHVKFWRPQVLLMVSNPRSSCQLILFVNQLKKGGLLVLGHVQLGDLDTLPSDPVQQQYNFWLSLVDKLGVKAFVDLTLSPTVRQGTQHLLRITGLGGMKPNTLILGFYDSSTPDDFFLQDSAFCQSSVGKGGEDYNFGVDLPSLQAHFPPVRHVESPRWLSPEEYVGIISDAIKMNKNVCLGRYFFQLQGEGKGSKEDGSERIIDVWPLNLLQPGCRDYQDVCSLFLLQMACVLNMSSRWRYARMRIFLNVETASCDQGWVINEETFRELLRKLRIRASIKIVAWDSVVQHHSLPEGERAAEPSPALSEEFLSAVNRMLMEHSSQATVRFLSLPQPPAHQSQAQRYLAQLEAVTSGLGPTLLTHGVTPVTYTDL from the exons ATGCTGAACGAACACACCCCTCTCATCACCTCGGGAGTCTGTGGTCTGACTGCCACCGCCACGAAATGCGGAGCCACGTCAGACCCCCCCCAGGACCCCGACTCTGCGCCGCCGAGCCCGGACCCGCGCAAACTCAACACCTTCTTCGGGGTGATGGTGCCGACCATCCTGTCCATGTTCAGCATCGTGCTGTTCCTGAGGACAG GCTTCGTGGTCGGTCATGCGGGACTGCTGCAGGGTCTTCTAATGGTGCTGGTGGCCTACACCATCATATCCCTCACAATACTCTCCATCTGTGCCATTTCCACCAATGGGGCCATTCAAGGAGGCGGGGCCTACT ACATGATCAGCCGGTCTTTGGGGCCTGAGTTCGGAGGAAGCATCGGCCTGATGTTCTTCCTGGCCAAAGTGTTTGCGTGCGGGGAGTATGTGCTCGGCCTGGTGGAGGCCATACTGGACATGTTCGGTGCAGATCCAG AGTCGTCCGTGTCCCAGGGGGTGCGGGTTCTCCCGCAAGGCTACTGGTACACGGTCCTGTACGCCTCGGTGATCCTGCTGCTGTGTCTCTTCGTCTGTCTGGTGGGCGCTCACATCTACTCCCGCACGGCCTTCGTCATCCTGCTGGTGGTCACCGTGTCGCTGCTGTCCATCTTCATCAGCTCCGTGGCCGTCAAGCCCCGCGACTTCAACATCACCCACCCGGGGCCTGCCAACCAGACGCTGCGCTACAACGCCAGCTACACGGGCTTCAGCGCCCAGACCCTGAGGAGCAACCTGGGCT cTGGTTACTCGTTGGACTACAGCACCAACACTGTCATGTCCTTTTCCACCGTGTTTGCCGTCATGTTCACCAGCTGCACCGGGATCATGGCTGGGGCCAACATGTCAG GTGAGCTGAAGACGCCGAGCATCTCCATCCCCAAGGGCACCATCGTAGCCGTCTTTTACACCTTCACCGTCTAcgtcctcctcttcatcttgGTCAGCGCCACCTGCGACAG GACCTTGCTGATCCAGGATTACGGGTTCTTCCAGCGAATTAGCTTGTGGTCACCGCTGGTCACCATCGGGATATACTGCGCCTCTCTGTCGGCAGCGATGTGCGCGATGATCGGAGCGTCCCGCATCCTCCACGCTCTCGCCCTGGACGGCCTCTTCG GTTTGCCGCTGGCCCCGGCGACCATCACGTCCAGCTCCGGGAACCCGTGGATGGCGGTGCTGTACACCTGGGGCCTTGGACAG TGTGTGGTGTTTGCAGGCCATCTCAACGCCGTGGCGGCTGTGGTGACTGTTTTCTACCTGCTGGCCTACGCCGCCCTGGACCTGGCCTGTCTGGCTCTGGAATGGGCGTCTGCACCGAATTTCAG ACCGACCTTCCAGCTCTTCTCCTGGCACACCTGCCTCCTGGGGATCCTCAGCTGCCTGGTCATGATGTTCGTCATCAACCCCGTGTACTCGTCGGCCAGCatcgtcctgctgctgctgctgctgctgctgctacactACCGCTCCCCCACCAGCAGCTGGGGCTACATCAGCCAGGCCCTCATCTTCCATCAG GTACGGAAGTATCTGTTGATGTTGGACGTGAGGAAAGACCACGTGAAGTTCTGGAGGCCCCAGGTGCTGCTGATGGTGTCCAACCCGCGCTCCTCCTGCCAGCTCATCCTGTTCGTGAACCAGCTGAAGAAGGGCGGACTGCTGGTGCTGGGTCACGTGCAGCTGGGAGATCTGG ACACGCTCCCGTCGGACCCGGTCCAGCAGCAGTACAACTTCTGGCTGAGCCTGGTCGATAAACTGGGGGTGAAAGCGTTTGTGGACCTGACGCTGTCTCCTACGGTGAGACAAGGAACCCAGCATCTGCTGCGCATCACGGGACTCG GCGGCATGAAGCCCAACACGCTGATTTTGGGTTTCTACGACAGCAGCACCCCTGACGACTTCTTCCTGCAGGACTCGGCCTTCTGCCAGTCATCGGTGGGGAAAGGCGGGGAAGATTATAACTTTGGGGTTGACCTGCCGTCGTTGCAGGCCCACTTCCCCCCCGTCCGGCACGTGGAGAGCCCCCGGTGGCTGTCGCCGGAGGAGTACGTAGGCATCATTTCTGACGCcatcaaaatgaataaaaacgtGTGCCTGGGCCGGTACTTCTTCCAGCTGCAGGGGGAAGGGAAGGGGAGCAAAGAGGACGGATCTGAGAGGATCATAGACGTGTGGCCGCTGAACCTGCTGCAGCCGGGCTGCCGGGACTACCAGGACGTGTGCAGCCTCTTCCTGCTGCAGATGGCCTGCGTGCTCAACATGTCCAGCCGCTGGCGCTACGCCAGGATGAGGATCTTCCTGAACGTGGAGACGGCGTCCTGCGACCAGGGCTGGGTGATCAACGAGGAGACGTTTCGGGAGCTGCTGAGGAAGCTGCGGATCAGGGCGTCCATAAAGATCGTGGCGTGGGACTCGGTGGTGCAGCACCACAGCCTGCCGGAGGGAGAGCGCGCCGCGGAGCCGTCGCCGGCTCTGTCCGAGGAGTTCCTGTCCGCCGTGAACCGCATGCTGATGGAGCACAGCTCGCAGGCCACCGTGCGCTTCCTGTCCCTGCCGCAGCCTCCCGCCCACCAGAGCCAAGCACAGCGCTACTTGGCTCAGCTGGAAGCGGTGACCAGCGGTTTAGGGCCGACGCTCTTGACGCACGGCGTCACCCCAGTCACATACACTGACCTCTGA
- the slc12a9 gene encoding solute carrier family 12 member 9 isoform X1, producing the protein MLNEHTPLITSGVCGLTATATKCGATSDPPQDPDSAPPSPDPRKLNTFFGVMVPTILSMFSIVLFLRTGFVVGHAGLLQGLLMVLVAYTIISLTILSICAISTNGAIQGGGAYYMISRSLGPEFGGSIGLMFFLAKVFACGEYVLGLVEAILDMFGADPGKCLFSSLFSTSPPKLPAASSSLSFPSPPESSVSQGVRVLPQGYWYTVLYASVILLLCLFVCLVGAHIYSRTAFVILLVVTVSLLSIFISSVAVKPRDFNITHPGPANQTLRYNASYTGFSAQTLRSNLGSGYSLDYSTNTVMSFSTVFAVMFTSCTGIMAGANMSGELKTPSISIPKGTIVAVFYTFTVYVLLFILVSATCDRTLLIQDYGFFQRISLWSPLVTIGIYCASLSAAMCAMIGASRILHALALDGLFGLPLAPATITSSSGNPWMAVLYTWGLGQCVVFAGHLNAVAAVVTVFYLLAYAALDLACLALEWASAPNFRPTFQLFSWHTCLLGILSCLVMMFVINPVYSSASIVLLLLLLLLLHYRSPTSSWGYISQALIFHQVRKYLLMLDVRKDHVKFWRPQVLLMVSNPRSSCQLILFVNQLKKGGLLVLGHVQLGDLDTLPSDPVQQQYNFWLSLVDKLGVKAFVDLTLSPTVRQGTQHLLRITGLGGMKPNTLILGFYDSSTPDDFFLQDSAFCQSSVGKGGEDYNFGVDLPSLQAHFPPVRHVESPRWLSPEEYVGIISDAIKMNKNVCLGRYFFQLQGEGKGSKEDGSERIIDVWPLNLLQPGCRDYQDVCSLFLLQMACVLNMSSRWRYARMRIFLNVETASCDQGWVINEETFRELLRKLRIRASIKIVAWDSVVQHHSLPEGERAAEPSPALSEEFLSAVNRMLMEHSSQATVRFLSLPQPPAHQSQAQRYLAQLEAVTSGLGPTLLTHGVTPVTYTDL; encoded by the exons ATGCTGAACGAACACACCCCTCTCATCACCTCGGGAGTCTGTGGTCTGACTGCCACCGCCACGAAATGCGGAGCCACGTCAGACCCCCCCCAGGACCCCGACTCTGCGCCGCCGAGCCCGGACCCGCGCAAACTCAACACCTTCTTCGGGGTGATGGTGCCGACCATCCTGTCCATGTTCAGCATCGTGCTGTTCCTGAGGACAG GCTTCGTGGTCGGTCATGCGGGACTGCTGCAGGGTCTTCTAATGGTGCTGGTGGCCTACACCATCATATCCCTCACAATACTCTCCATCTGTGCCATTTCCACCAATGGGGCCATTCAAGGAGGCGGGGCCTACT ACATGATCAGCCGGTCTTTGGGGCCTGAGTTCGGAGGAAGCATCGGCCTGATGTTCTTCCTGGCCAAAGTGTTTGCGTGCGGGGAGTATGTGCTCGGCCTGGTGGAGGCCATACTGGACATGTTCGGTGCAGATCCAGGCAAGTGTTTGTTCTCGAGTCTTTTCAGCACTTCTCCTCCCAAGTTACCCGCCGCTTCATCGTCCCTGTCTTTCCCGTCTCCCCCAGAGTCGTCCGTGTCCCAGGGGGTGCGGGTTCTCCCGCAAGGCTACTGGTACACGGTCCTGTACGCCTCGGTGATCCTGCTGCTGTGTCTCTTCGTCTGTCTGGTGGGCGCTCACATCTACTCCCGCACGGCCTTCGTCATCCTGCTGGTGGTCACCGTGTCGCTGCTGTCCATCTTCATCAGCTCCGTGGCCGTCAAGCCCCGCGACTTCAACATCACCCACCCGGGGCCTGCCAACCAGACGCTGCGCTACAACGCCAGCTACACGGGCTTCAGCGCCCAGACCCTGAGGAGCAACCTGGGCT cTGGTTACTCGTTGGACTACAGCACCAACACTGTCATGTCCTTTTCCACCGTGTTTGCCGTCATGTTCACCAGCTGCACCGGGATCATGGCTGGGGCCAACATGTCAG GTGAGCTGAAGACGCCGAGCATCTCCATCCCCAAGGGCACCATCGTAGCCGTCTTTTACACCTTCACCGTCTAcgtcctcctcttcatcttgGTCAGCGCCACCTGCGACAG GACCTTGCTGATCCAGGATTACGGGTTCTTCCAGCGAATTAGCTTGTGGTCACCGCTGGTCACCATCGGGATATACTGCGCCTCTCTGTCGGCAGCGATGTGCGCGATGATCGGAGCGTCCCGCATCCTCCACGCTCTCGCCCTGGACGGCCTCTTCG GTTTGCCGCTGGCCCCGGCGACCATCACGTCCAGCTCCGGGAACCCGTGGATGGCGGTGCTGTACACCTGGGGCCTTGGACAG TGTGTGGTGTTTGCAGGCCATCTCAACGCCGTGGCGGCTGTGGTGACTGTTTTCTACCTGCTGGCCTACGCCGCCCTGGACCTGGCCTGTCTGGCTCTGGAATGGGCGTCTGCACCGAATTTCAG ACCGACCTTCCAGCTCTTCTCCTGGCACACCTGCCTCCTGGGGATCCTCAGCTGCCTGGTCATGATGTTCGTCATCAACCCCGTGTACTCGTCGGCCAGCatcgtcctgctgctgctgctgctgctgctgctacactACCGCTCCCCCACCAGCAGCTGGGGCTACATCAGCCAGGCCCTCATCTTCCATCAG GTACGGAAGTATCTGTTGATGTTGGACGTGAGGAAAGACCACGTGAAGTTCTGGAGGCCCCAGGTGCTGCTGATGGTGTCCAACCCGCGCTCCTCCTGCCAGCTCATCCTGTTCGTGAACCAGCTGAAGAAGGGCGGACTGCTGGTGCTGGGTCACGTGCAGCTGGGAGATCTGG ACACGCTCCCGTCGGACCCGGTCCAGCAGCAGTACAACTTCTGGCTGAGCCTGGTCGATAAACTGGGGGTGAAAGCGTTTGTGGACCTGACGCTGTCTCCTACGGTGAGACAAGGAACCCAGCATCTGCTGCGCATCACGGGACTCG GCGGCATGAAGCCCAACACGCTGATTTTGGGTTTCTACGACAGCAGCACCCCTGACGACTTCTTCCTGCAGGACTCGGCCTTCTGCCAGTCATCGGTGGGGAAAGGCGGGGAAGATTATAACTTTGGGGTTGACCTGCCGTCGTTGCAGGCCCACTTCCCCCCCGTCCGGCACGTGGAGAGCCCCCGGTGGCTGTCGCCGGAGGAGTACGTAGGCATCATTTCTGACGCcatcaaaatgaataaaaacgtGTGCCTGGGCCGGTACTTCTTCCAGCTGCAGGGGGAAGGGAAGGGGAGCAAAGAGGACGGATCTGAGAGGATCATAGACGTGTGGCCGCTGAACCTGCTGCAGCCGGGCTGCCGGGACTACCAGGACGTGTGCAGCCTCTTCCTGCTGCAGATGGCCTGCGTGCTCAACATGTCCAGCCGCTGGCGCTACGCCAGGATGAGGATCTTCCTGAACGTGGAGACGGCGTCCTGCGACCAGGGCTGGGTGATCAACGAGGAGACGTTTCGGGAGCTGCTGAGGAAGCTGCGGATCAGGGCGTCCATAAAGATCGTGGCGTGGGACTCGGTGGTGCAGCACCACAGCCTGCCGGAGGGAGAGCGCGCCGCGGAGCCGTCGCCGGCTCTGTCCGAGGAGTTCCTGTCCGCCGTGAACCGCATGCTGATGGAGCACAGCTCGCAGGCCACCGTGCGCTTCCTGTCCCTGCCGCAGCCTCCCGCCCACCAGAGCCAAGCACAGCGCTACTTGGCTCAGCTGGAAGCGGTGACCAGCGGTTTAGGGCCGACGCTCTTGACGCACGGCGTCACCCCAGTCACATACACTGACCTCTGA
- the hsd20b2 gene encoding hydroxysteroid (20-beta) dehydrogenase 2, with protein sequence MSLTDIMAIFGGLTAAFYLLKLTWSCCCGFREFFLSEYWRVDLREYGQWAVVTGATSGIGRAYASELARRGLDLVLIGRSDDKLQMAAKEIENEYGQKTRTIQVDFTEGCSTYPTIAKEIQGLEIGILVNNVGMTCTDNFAYFLEIPDAEQKITEIINCNMLSVSQMTRLVLPGMVDRGTGLIINISSEAGVRPQPLLTLYSATKIFVTYFSQCLHAEYKSKGITVQCVAPSMVSTNMTHNMPVNWLVKSAAAFAREAVNTVGHCSYTSGCLSHALQSAALTLLLPDWIRMSTCLIRKLRSHQDATKQESAHTERAAAKKQ encoded by the exons ATGTCGCTCACCGACATCATGGCCATCTTCGGAGGACTAACGGCTGCTTTCTAcctgctgaaactcacctgGTCATGTTGCTGTGGATTCAGAGAGTTCTTCCTGTCGGAGTACTGGCGAGTGGACCTACGGGAATACGGACAGTGGGCAG TTGTCACCGGAGCCACGTCTGGCATCGGGAGAGCGTACGCCAGTGAG CTGGCGCGGAGAGGCCTGGATCTGGTGCTGATCGGGAGATCCGACGACAAGCTGCAGATGGCTGCCAAGGAGATTG AGAACGAGTACGGGCAAAAGACCCGAACCATCCAAGTGGACTTCACCGAGGGCTGCAGCACCTATCCAACCATAGCCAAGGAAATTCAAGGCCTGGAGATTGGAATCCTGG TTAACAATGTGGGAATGACCTGCACTGACAACTTTGCCTATTTTCTGGAAATACCCGACGCTGAGCAG AAAATAACTGAGATTATCAACTGTAATATGCTGTCTGTCTCGCAG ATGACCCGGCTGGTTCTGCCCGGCATGGTGGACAG AGGGACGGGGCTGATCATCAACATCTCATCTGAAGCGGGGGTCCGCCCACAGCCTCTGCTCACTCTTTACTCTGCCACCAAG ATTTTTGTAACATATTTCTCTCAGTGTTTGCATGCAGAGTACAAGTCAAAAGGaattacagttcag TGCGTGGCTCCCTCCATGGTGTCCACCAACATGACCCACAACATGCCGGTGAACTGGCTGGTGAAGAGCGCCGCGGCCTTCGCCCGCGAGGCTGTCAACACCGTGGGTCACTGCAGCTACACCAGCGGCTGTCTGTCCCACGCACTGCAG AGTGCGGCCCTGACGCTTCTCCTGCCGGACTGGATCCGCATGTCCACCTGTCTCATCAGGAAGCTGCGGAGTCATCAGGACGCAACAAAACAGGAGAGCGCACACACGGAGAGAGCTGCTGCCAAGAAGCAGTAG
- the gucy2d gene encoding retinal guanylyl cyclase 1, with translation MEDHRDSRHLQSLAYHPRWDHNLIKGKRKRDVWTPGSFSPSESLSAASTLSFRSLLSKPRLPSSSEQRISSWRGNCFFLFLLMISFLPCRAWATTFKVALVGPWTCDLLYSRALPDLAARLATSRINKNPYLNKGYWYDYTLINEDCKSSRALARFADLEGYGSAFLGPANPGYCSSAAMYAKEWDVGLLSWGCLKPHMREGEMYSSFLRPLPLSSSVLFTVLRFFRWAHVAIISEETDVWEATGLELASSLRALGLPVNPVVTMETDKDGPRRALTRVREADRVRVIIMCMPSALIGGEAQYQLLTTALSLRMIDRGYVFIPYDTLLYSLPYKDAPYYQLGNDSKLRRAYDGVLTITMDSGERNFYEAFREAQNSYEIRSSTPPERVSPFFGTIYNMIYYIAMAVEQARANGGRWVTGNVLSENEGGFKFEGFNQPLQAGRAGEGMQANFVVLDYSGMGNFLYSTHSLHAGHTNGKAGGLKYLGRSIHFAGSTPYKDSTCWFSPYFACSGGLDSATLFFLFLLFAGLAGLGASIAIRFKRDGSVGFSFGGGMNGGSAKVILTLDDLVFINTQVSKRKLNDDSIVKSQVDLKTPHHSVSGRSYLACTPDSSNVAVFEGDWVWLKKCPGAVSGVNDSAQMVFIKLREMRHENLNLILGLFFDSGIFGVVTEHCTRGSLEDLLGNEEVRLDWMFKSSLLMDLIRGMKYLHHRDIIHGRLKSRNCVVDGRFVLKVTDYGFNEILISQDIETEEEKPEDSLWTAPELLRNPGLRRKGTFCGDVYSFAIITQEIICRSAPFCMLDMPAKEIINKVKQPPPLCRPILSMEEAPLDIIQLVKQAWSEEPEKRQTFEDIFKLFKGSTKGKKTNIIDSMLRMLEQYSSNLEDLIRERTEELEVERQKTDKLLSQMLPISVAKALKTGKPVEPEHFAKVTLYFSDIVGFTTISALSEPIEVVNLLNDLYSLFDAIIPLHDVYKVETIGDAYMVASGVPTRNGNRHAAEMANMSLDILHCIGAFRTRHMPDLKIRIRVGLHTGPVVAGVVGLTMPRYCLFGDTVNTASRMESTSVPYRIHVNQSTVDILNELKMGYKIDERGLTELKGKGIEMTHWLVGKDDFKKSLPAPSDLQGNSFAIALEEIPPDRRQKFLDRQKKTN, from the exons ATGGAAGATCACAGAGATTCTCGCCATCTGCAGAGTCTGGCCTACCACCCCCGATGGGACCACAACTTGATAAaagggaagagaaaaagagatgtaTGGACACCGGGTAGTTTTAGTCCCTCTGAATCATTATCAGCAGCATCAACGTTGTCATTCAGGTCCTTGTTGTCAAAGCCGCGGTTGCCATCGTCCTCCGAGCAGCGGATCAGCAGCTGGAGGGggaactgtttttttctgtttttactcATGATCTCATTTTTACCCTGCCGAGCCTGGGCGACCACCTTCAAAGTAGCCCTGGTGGGACCCTGGACGTGTGACCTCTTGTACTCCAGAGCCCTCCCGGATCTGGCAGCCCGGCTCGCCACCAGCCGCATCAACAAAAACCCCTACCTCAACAAGGGCTACTGGTACGACTACACCCTGATCAACGAGGACTGCAAGTCGTCCCGTGCCCTGGCCCGCTTCGCTGATCTGGAGGGTTATGGCTCTGCGTTTCTGGGCCCAGCCAACCCGGGCTACTGCTCCTCGGCCGCTATGTACGCAAAGGAGTGGGACGTGGGGCTTCTCTCGTGGGGTTGCCTCAAGCCGCACATGAGAGAGGGTGAGATGTACTCCTCCTTCCTGAGGCCACTGCCGCTGTCCTCCAGCGTGCTCTTCACCGTGCTGCGGTTCTTTCGCTGGGCCCACGTGGCCATCATCTCGGAGGAGACGGATGTGTGGGAGGCCACGGGGCTGGAGTTGGCGTCCTCCCTGAGGGCCCTCGGCCTGCCCGTCAACCCCGTGGTGACCATGGAGACGGACAAGGACGGACCTCGCAGGGCTCTGACGAGAGTGAGGGAGGCGGACCGGGTCAGAG TCATCATCATGTGCATGCCTTCCGCCCTGATCGGTGGAGAAGCCCAGTACCAGCTCCTGACGACGGCCTTATCTCTGCGGATGATCGACCGGGGATACGTGTTCATCCCTTACGACACACTTCTGTACTCACTTCCCTACAAAGACGCGCCCTACTACCAGCTGGGAAACGACTCCAAGCTCCGGAGAGCCTACGACGGCGTCCTCACCATCACCATGGACTCTGGGGAGCGCAACTTCTACGAGGCCTTCAGAGAAGCTCAGAACAGCTACGAGATACGCAGCAGCACCCCGCCGGAGAGG GTGTCTCCTTTCTTTGGCACCATCTACAACATGATCTACTACATCGCCATGGCTGTTGAGCAAGCTCGTGCCAACGGAGGCCGCTGGGTAACCGGCAACGTCTTGAGCGAGAACGAAGGCGGCTTCAAATTCGAAGGATTTAATCAGCCGCTGCAGGCCGGACGCGCCGGAGAAGGGATGCAGGCCAACTTTGTGGTCTTGGACTACAGCGGCATGGGGAACTTCCTCTACTCCACGCATTCCCTGCACGCTGGTCACACCAACGGCAAGGCCGGCGGCCTGAAGTACCTCGGCCGGTCCATCCACTTCGCAGGCAGCACTCCCTACAAAGACTCCACTTGCTGGTTCAGCCCGTACTTTGCCTGCAGTGGAG GCCTGGATTCAGCcactctcttcttcctcttcctgctgTTCGCTGGTCTCGCTGGACTTGGAGCAAGCATCGCAATCCGCTTCAA gAGAGACGGCAGTGTTGGGTTCAGCTTTGGGGGCGGCATGAACGGCGGGTCGGCGAAGGTCATCCTCACCCTGGACGACCTGGTCTTCATCAACACTCAAGTCAGCAAAAGG AAGCTTAACGACGACAGCATCGTGAAAAGCCAGGTGGACCTGAAGACGCCTCATCACTCCGTGTCTGGCCGCAGCTACTTGGCCTGCACGCCAGACAGTTCCAACGTAGCTGTATTTGAG GGAGACTGGGTTTGGCTGAAGAAATGTCCCGGAGCGGTGTCAGGTGTCAACGATAGCGCCCAGATGGTCTTCATCAAG CTCCGAGAAATGAGGCACGAGAACCTCAACCTGATCCTGGGGCTGTTCTTCGACTCGGGGATCTTCGGCGTCGTGACGGAGCACTGCACCAGGGGCAGCCTGGAGGATCTGCTCGGGAACGAGGAGGTGCGACTGGACTGGATGTTCAAGTCGTCCCTGTTGATGGATCTGATCAGG GGAATGAAGTACCTGCACCACCGCGACATCATCCACGGCCGGCTCAAGTCCCGTAACTGCGTGGTGGATGGCCGCTTCGTGCTGAAGGTGACGGACTACGGTTTCAATGAAATCCTGATATCGCAGGACATTGAAACGGAAGAGGAAAAGCCTGAAG ACTCGCTGTGGACGGCTCCGGAGCTGCTGCGAAACCCCGGTTTGAGGAGGAAAGGCACTTTCTGCGGGGATGTTTACAGTTTCGCCATCATTACGCAGGAGATCATCTGTCGCTCTGCGCCGTTCTGCATGCTGGATATGCCTGCTAAAG AGATTATCAACAAAGTCAAGCAGCCCCCTCCTTTGTGTCGGCCTATTCTGTCAATGGAAGAGGCGCCGCTGGACATTATACAGTTAGTAAAACAGGCTTGGAGTGAAGAGCCAGAAAAGCGGCAAACATTTGAGGATATCTTCAAactg TTCAAGGGCAGCACCAAGGGAAAGAAGACCAACATCATCGACTCGATGCTCCGGATGCTGGAGCAGTACTCCTCCAACCTGGAGGACCTGATCAGAGAGAggacggaggagctggaggtggAGAGGCAGAAGACTGACAAGCTTCTGTCCCAGATGTTGCCCAT TTCTGTGGCCAAGGCGCTGAAGACGGGCAAACCTGTGGAGCCGGAGCATTTCGCAAAGGTGACCCTGTACTTCAGTGACATTGTGGGCTTCACCACCATCTCCGCCCTCAGCGAGCCCATCGAGGTGGTCAACTTACTCAATGATCTCTACTCACTCTTCGATGCCATCATCCCATTGCATGACGTCTACAAG GTGGAGACTATTGGCGATGCCTACATGGTGGCCTCGGGAGTTCCCACGCGGAACGGCAACCGGCATGCAGCTGAAATGGCCAACATGTCCCTCGACATCCTGCACTGCATAGGGGCCTTCAGGACGAGGCACATGCCTGACCTCAAAATCAGGATCCGCGTCGGCCTTCACACAG GCCCTGTCGTCGCAGGAGTAGTCGGCCTGACGATGCCTCGATACTGCCTGTTTGGAGACACTGTCAACACGGCATCTCGCATGGAGTCCACATCCGTGC